The Burkholderia sp. PAMC 26561 genome includes the window AACGGTGGCTTCCAGCAGGATCGTGGCGTCAGTTGCGTTGGCGGTGGTTGCCACGGTTTCGGCGGGGGTTTCGACTTCATGGGCTCGCATGATTGACTCCAGAAATGGAAAAGGAAAGTGCCGGGTCACGGTGCTGCGGGATACCGTCAGGACTTGACCCGAATAGGAGTCCTGATGGTATGAATCGGAAGCGGGGCGGCAATGAGATGCCGCCCGTGCCGTGCTTATGCCTTCATCTGGCGCATGGCGTCCGCGAGCATCCAGAGCGCGCGGTTCAGTTTCACGTTCTGGTCGATACCGGTGACGGGACGAGTGGACATGGCGCGCCCGCTGCGCGAGCGTCCGTGCAGGCCGCCCTTCGTGAGTGATTCTTGCGTCCGGTTAAAAACCGTCCAGAGGTCGTCGCGGCGATCCTCGAAGCGGCGCGGGGTGAGCAACTGGCTTTCGGTGATCGGGGCGGGTGCGTCGGCGCCGGTCGGGTCGTATCGCAGCGCGAGGGCGGAGCGGGCGAACGCGTGCTGTTCGTCGCGCGTGAGCGTCACGGCGCGCATGCCGTCCTTCTGCTCGCGGATCAAGTCGAATCCGTCGAGCACGTCGAATGCGCCATTGATGACGTTCTGCACGATATTGCCTTTGTGGGGCACACGCACCTCGCCAACGGTTTCGCCCGCAACCATGCCGTTCTGGCAAACAAAGCGGAAGACGCCACCGAGCATATGAAAACTGCTGGTGCCATCGTGCGAATTGAGCAGGATGATTTCGTTGACGTCCTCGCCGGTAATCTCATTCGCCGGGCGCATGCGAATCAGGTGTTTTGTGAATTCGCGCTTGTCCTGATCGCGCACGCGCGTCTGGCAGACCATGAAGGGCTGGAAGCCTTCGTTGCGCAGGCCCCGGAGTACGTCGATGGTGGGGATGTAGGTATAGCGTTGCGAGCGACTATCGTGCTTGCCTTGGGCAAAGATGGACGGCGCGACGCGGCGGATCTGGTCGTCCGACAGCGGCGAGTCGGAGCGAAGCATCGGGGCGTCGTAACGAAAAGAGGAAGCGAGTTGCATGTCAGTCTCCTGAGAAAACAGTCAAAAAGGGTTGATCGGTGTTGCGCTGACCGGGCTCCAAGATTCCGCCCGCCGCGTAGGGGTTGGTTTCATCCTGGTCGAAGCCAGGGTTGGCATTGTTGCCGCCAGTCTCCTGAGTTCGCGCCCGTGCGACTGAAGGAGACGGCGCCGGGTGGGTGTCAAGGCAAGAAGTGAGGGGTTGGTGCGGGACGCAGCGAAGCGCAGGACTCGGCCCCGAACGCCTTGACACCCACCCGGTGTCGTCTACGGTCGCGGGTTAGGGCGGGAACGGTGGAGACTGGTGGTTGCGAAGCACTGCGCCTTTGAGCGGGATGAAATGCCGCGCGGCGAGCGCGAATCTGGGGCCGTTTTTCTGGGCCCATCTGACTGGGTTCTAAGGGTTTAGATGTGTCGGTGTCGCGTCAGGAATTGATGCCCGGTAGGGGCGAGACGCTGTAAGCGGCTCGATGCGCAAGCACGAAAGCCCGGCCCGTAGCGCTAGGGAAGGGAGACGCCCGGGGCGGAGGCCGGCAGTACGCATGCCTTCCGCTTGTTTCTGCCATGTAGGCGCGGTCGCCCGGTTGCGTGGTGTCGATGATGGGCCGTACCCGTTGCGTATCGGAAAAGGGGATGAACTGCTTCATGGTCGCAACTGGATGGGCAAACGATGTTCGCAAACCCATTTGATCCTTGGCGATTAAGTTGGCCCATTTGCAAATAAGTTGACCGTTCGAAGAGTCGGCCGGGTCGACCTAACAATGCGCCTAGTGTGGCTTCGTGAACGGGCGCTAGCGGTCAAGCGCGTAAGAGAAGCGATAGCGACGGCGGCACACCGGCCCCTGGTACGCGCGCCTTGTGGTCCTTGGGGTAAGCTGTCTCGTTGATCGAAGAACCACAACATGAACAAGGGGAGCAGCAACATGAGCGTCTGGGTTGACACTAAGGTATGGACCGAGCGATGGGTCAGCGTTGAGAATCTGGGCTCGGGCGGCCAAGGTGTCGTGCTCAAGGCCAGACGCCTGGACGGTGATGGCGCAGCGTGCGTGAAGGTGCTCAGTAAGCAAAAGGACGTGGAGCGCCGGGCACGTTTCTTACGCGAGGCGACCGCGTACCGTACGTGTCATCACGAACTTGTTCCCGCATTGATTGAGACGAATGCGGCTCATGAAGATGACCTCAACTATAAGCTGTTCATCGTCACGGAGTACGTCCCAGGGCTTACGCTGACCGAGTTTATCGAGATGAATGGTGTGTTGGAATTCGCCGATGCAGTTCGACTGACGAGCCGATTGCTCGACACGCTGATCTACCTCCACGAACAGGGTTGGGTTCACCGCGATATCAAGCCTGACAACATCATTGTGCGCGACGACAACATCGAGTTTCCCGTGCTTCTGGACTTCGGTCTGTGCTTCAAGGACGGTATCAGTCCGTCGTTCGTGACCGAGCTGAATCAGGAGGTGGGGAACAGATTCTTGCGCTTGCCTGAGCTCGGGATTGGCAGCGCAAACAAACAGGACGTTCGGTCCGATCTTTCGTTTGTCGGCGCCATCTTATTCTTCGTTATGACGGGTGGTATTCCCGCGTCTTTGTCGGACGGCGATGAACTTATGCCTCATCAGAGATCTGTGTTTTCGTCGACTATCGCCAGGGCTGCGGGTCCCGGCGCCATGACACTATTTGGATGGTTCGATCATGCATTTAACCCCAACGTGCAACGTCGATATGCAGGTGCTACGCAGATGCTGGAGGCACTCAAACTTGCCCTGGCACATTCAATGACGGAGCCGACTGATCGCAACCAGGGAGATCTGGAATTCGTCATAGGCCACGTAGACCGGCGCGCAAACCAGGACCAAGCAGCCAAGGCTCAATTGTGCGACGCCGCCATGACTGCGATTCAGTCGGTGCAGAACAAACTCGCAGTGCGGTTCAAACATGCTTTTGTGACGGTGCAGTCAGGCTGTTCACGGACGCCGCATGGGGTGCGTAACATGTTGGGTTTTGCCAACACCCACAGCGACCAACAGCGGTTTCTCGCCACGTTCGCGGCAACGATCGTTGGCGGTGAGATCGTTATTGAGGTCGACGGCGCACCAGTCTATCGAACGGAAGTCGATAAGCCGGAATATGGCAAGGACTTCGAGACGATGGTGCAGCAGATCTTTACCAGCGGTGTACGTGCGCTGATCGAGGATCCGTCGGGCCAGGTCGTAACCCGGGGTTTCTTCAAGTCCCGTCCGTGCGGAACCCTTGAGGAGGTAACGGCAAAGAGCGGGCTATCCGGCAAGCCAGCGTTTGTGATCGTTTTCGACGACTCGAACGCAACAATGAGCAAGCTGGATCACTCACTTGGGTTTTTCATGGAGTACCAGACAACCAAGGAACTTGTAGACGCGCATTTCGAAACCGCGATCGTCCGTGCCTCGTTGGTCCGCGATGCGGCAATGATCCCCGGGGACGACCCGCTTGAGACACCGAGATGGATCGTGACCGCTCCAGATGGGACTGTCCTGGTCAGCGAGAGTGTTTACCCCAACCCGGATGAGGGCCTCAAGCGCGTGCGCGATCTGATCCGGCACTGGGCCGATATGAAACAAGCGCCTTTGCCGCAAGGCTAAAGGCCCGAGTGTGTAGTCTGGATTCGTTCTCGTGAACGGTTCTGTTTGCAGCGCAATCGCGTCGATGCTAAGCGAGAGCATCGGGTGCGATCCACGGAAGCTGGATGTTGCGCCGTCGAGGCGACAAGTGATTGTCGGTCGGCGGTACGCACTTGCATCGCGTATCCGCGTATGCGCGCCCACTTAGATTCTGGGTTGAATTAGCGTATTTAGGGTCGCCCCTCGGCCTCGAAGCATGACAAAATGCAGTCGCGACCGTGCTTGGAGCATTCTGCTTTCACTGCCTTCCATGCCTTTGGATCGCGAGAGTCTCTGGATAAGAACCTAAAGAAAAGAGGGCGACGTGGCAATCAGCGATCGAGGATCTACCTGGGGGAAGTGGGACCTGCACGTTCATTCGCCAGACACGCACCTGGCAAATGAATATAGCGGCGATTGGTCCGGTTTCGCGCAGAAAGTGGCTGCAGGCGGATTTGCGGTTATCGGCGTGACGAATTATTTCTTTTTCGCTGAGGACGAGATCGAGCGAACCGGTCAGGCGCTCCAGGACGCAGGGGCGAGCGCCGTCGTAGTCGGAAATCTGGAATTCCGGCTGACCCAGCCGAACAAGGACGGCGAAGCGATCAATGCACATGTTTTATTTGACCCGGTGCTCGGGACAGCCGAAATCAATCAGCGACTATCCCGCCTCAAACTGATCAATACACTAGACGCAGACGGCGCGCGTCCAGTGTATTGCACGGAACGCGATATATCGGCAGCGGGGCTGACGATAGCCAACATAACGGTTGAATTTCGCGATCTGCGAGAGTGGCTCCATGCGCAGTTTAATCGGGATGACTATGTACTGATCGGTTGTCCGGTTGGATATGGATCGTTCCGGCCTCAACGCAACGAAGGCCGTGGTGAACAGATCGCGACCGAGCTGGACAAGGGTTGCGCGATAATGTTCGGTGGCCTCAAGGAGCGCGGCTTCTTCGCTGACGCGCACCGGTATGCTGGTGCGATCGCAAAACCTGTGTTGCAGGGAAGTGACGCTCATCGCATCAATGAGCTCGGCATCAACTATAGTTGGGTCAAGGCGAAGCCTACGTTCGACGGGCTGCGCCAACTCATTTATGAACCCACGGAACGGGTCAGTCTGGATCTGGATAGCCCCGAGCATCTGTATCCGAAGCCGTTCTTTAGCGGCCTGCATGTCGAGGGGCCGTTGTCAGCGGGCCAATCGCTCGCGTTCCACAGATCCTCTATTGGGATCAACCGTGATCTTGTCGCCATTATCGGCGGTCGTGGGACTGGAAAGAGCGTGCTTCTGGATTCTGTGCTTGCGCTGTTGCAGCCTGAGCGTTTGTCAACAAAGGGCTCTTTGGACTACCGGCCGCCGGCATTCACGCTAGATTTCACGAAGCAGAACGACGGCGAATGCATAGAGATCACCCGTGACGGCTCCGTTGGCCCTGACTATCTTCACGTTCGGCAGAAGGAATTGCAGGACATCGCCCTTGATCCGAACAAGCTGAGTCAGGAGATCAAGTCGCTTCTGCCCATCGCGACCAATGATCCGCTCGTGGACGTCGAAGAGGAGGTCTCAGCCCTGTTGCGCGAGAAGGAAGAAATTTTCGCGTGGTTTCAGGAGGAAGACGAGGAGGGCAATAAGATAAATACGCCTCGATACAACGACAAAGTCAAGCGCACCAATGAAGAGCGCGTGAACAC containing:
- a CDS encoding serine/threonine protein kinase codes for the protein MNKGSSNMSVWVDTKVWTERWVSVENLGSGGQGVVLKARRLDGDGAACVKVLSKQKDVERRARFLREATAYRTCHHELVPALIETNAAHEDDLNYKLFIVTEYVPGLTLTEFIEMNGVLEFADAVRLTSRLLDTLIYLHEQGWVHRDIKPDNIIVRDDNIEFPVLLDFGLCFKDGISPSFVTELNQEVGNRFLRLPELGIGSANKQDVRSDLSFVGAILFFVMTGGIPASLSDGDELMPHQRSVFSSTIARAAGPGAMTLFGWFDHAFNPNVQRRYAGATQMLEALKLALAHSMTEPTDRNQGDLEFVIGHVDRRANQDQAAKAQLCDAAMTAIQSVQNKLAVRFKHAFVTVQSGCSRTPHGVRNMLGFANTHSDQQRFLATFAATIVGGEIVIEVDGAPVYRTEVDKPEYGKDFETMVQQIFTSGVRALIEDPSGQVVTRGFFKSRPCGTLEEVTAKSGLSGKPAFVIVFDDSNATMSKLDHSLGFFMEYQTTKELVDAHFETAIVRASLVRDAAMIPGDDPLETPRWIVTAPDGTVLVSESVYPNPDEGLKRVRDLIRHWADMKQAPLPQG
- a CDS encoding DUF932 domain-containing protein, with protein sequence MQLASSFRYDAPMLRSDSPLSDDQIRRVAPSIFAQGKHDSRSQRYTYIPTIDVLRGLRNEGFQPFMVCQTRVRDQDKREFTKHLIRMRPANEITGEDVNEIILLNSHDGTSSFHMLGGVFRFVCQNGMVAGETVGEVRVPHKGNIVQNVINGAFDVLDGFDLIREQKDGMRAVTLTRDEQHAFARSALALRYDPTGADAPAPITESQLLTPRRFEDRRDDLWTVFNRTQESLTKGGLHGRSRSGRAMSTRPVTGIDQNVKLNRALWMLADAMRQMKA
- a CDS encoding TrlF family AAA-like ATPase, with product MAISDRGSTWGKWDLHVHSPDTHLANEYSGDWSGFAQKVAAGGFAVIGVTNYFFFAEDEIERTGQALQDAGASAVVVGNLEFRLTQPNKDGEAINAHVLFDPVLGTAEINQRLSRLKLINTLDADGARPVYCTERDISAAGLTIANITVEFRDLREWLHAQFNRDDYVLIGCPVGYGSFRPQRNEGRGEQIATELDKGCAIMFGGLKERGFFADAHRYAGAIAKPVLQGSDAHRINELGINYSWVKAKPTFDGLRQLIYEPTERVSLDLDSPEHLYPKPFFSGLHVEGPLSAGQSLAFHRSSIGINRDLVAIIGGRGTGKSVLLDSVLALLQPERLSTKGSLDYRPPAFTLDFTKQNDGECIEITRDGSVGPDYLHVRQKELQDIALDPNKLSQEIKSLLPIATNDPLVDVEEEVSALLREKEEIFAWFQEEDEEGNKINTPRYNDKVKRTNEERVNTLTNEKNKLLVTEYNGNRKLAGEALILKNRLNAFRNKLTTTVGELSDEVAALNTQLEPHDKRIPAIDVKPQVDALAQFAIDITAYTEKLDVTSAELLEKLREQGIEQDPKGLLDKVEGYQREVARANDRIERYKDKKARAESLNRLRGDLMVAHLEDIATDAANIGSAFQLLKKGQEGWRPEQVQLVNELLEGVNIEGAVHFDAEAFYTGMEPYLNMRKFRAAAGASKREKLIAKLSVNSLDTFRTLVSGAAVVLADDDSKVSIDRFVRDTEYVSNSDALNFMDYLFKPSQQRKYLFVRAGLTYRGKPPEKLSVGQRGTFFLCMKLATDPFGSPFVFDQPEDDLDNEFIVNDLIPIFRKIKKYRQVIIATHNANLVVNADAEQIIIAHNDAEVLRYETGAIEEPHMREKICVILEGGETAFRQRELKYGLA